One stretch of Bernardetia sp. DNA includes these proteins:
- a CDS encoding nucleotide pyrophosphohydrolase, translating to MTLQEAQKTVDDWINNHGVRYFNELTNMAMLTEEVGEVARIIARKYGEQSFKESDKDKELSDELADVLFVVICLANQTGVNLTEALQKNLDKKTKRDNQRHKENKKLQ from the coding sequence ATGACTTTACAAGAAGCTCAAAAAACAGTCGATGATTGGATAAATAATCACGGTGTTCGATATTTTAATGAACTTACCAATATGGCAATGCTGACCGAAGAGGTAGGCGAAGTAGCTAGAATTATTGCAAGAAAATATGGTGAGCAGTCCTTCAAAGAATCTGATAAAGACAAAGAACTCTCCGATGAACTGGCTGATGTTTTGTTTGTTGTTATTTGTCTTGCTAACCAAACAGGAGTAAACTTAACAGAAGCCTTGCAGAAAAATTTAGATAAAAAAACGAAGCGAGACAACCAAAGGCACAAAGAAAACAAAAAATTACAGTAA
- a CDS encoding acyl-CoA dehydrogenase family protein — protein sequence MNTTLEHNQTHNGQYKPAEESSITPKNINDQFVSPDFYALDSLLTEEQKLIRSSVREFIKKEVSPIIEECADKHIFPNWLIPKFGEIGCFGPSIPEEYGGGGMDYISYGLVMQEIERGDSGMRSMASVQSSLVMYPIYKFGNEEQRKKYLPKLASGEWLGCFGLTEPNHGSNPSGMLTTIKDMGDHYLLNGSKMWITNSPESDVAVVWAKNEEGRIKGVIVEKGMEGFSAPVIKDKWSLRASVTGELVFDNVKVPKENLLPNKDGLGAPMMCLDSARYGISWGALGAAMDCYDTARRYAAERIQFDKPIASFQLIQKKLAEMLTEITKGQLLSWRLGTLMNEGKATTAQISMAKRNNVEIAINIAREARQILGGMGITGEYPIMRHMANLESVLTYEGTHDIHLLILGREITGIPAFG from the coding sequence ATGAACACAACACTTGAACATAACCAAACACACAACGGACAATACAAACCAGCAGAGGAATCTAGCATTACGCCAAAAAATATAAACGACCAGTTCGTTTCTCCAGATTTTTATGCTTTAGATTCACTTCTTACAGAAGAACAAAAACTTATTCGTAGTTCAGTACGTGAATTTATTAAGAAAGAAGTTTCTCCCATCATCGAAGAGTGTGCAGATAAGCATATTTTTCCAAACTGGCTGATTCCTAAATTTGGTGAAATTGGTTGCTTTGGACCTTCTATCCCAGAAGAATACGGAGGGGGAGGAATGGATTACATTTCTTACGGCTTAGTAATGCAAGAAATCGAACGTGGCGACTCTGGAATGCGTTCTATGGCTTCTGTACAGTCTTCGCTTGTGATGTATCCAATTTATAAATTCGGAAATGAGGAGCAACGTAAAAAATATTTACCAAAATTAGCCTCTGGCGAATGGTTAGGTTGTTTTGGTCTGACAGAGCCAAATCATGGTTCAAATCCTTCTGGTATGCTCACTACTATCAAAGATATGGGCGACCACTATTTGCTAAATGGCTCAAAAATGTGGATTACAAACTCTCCAGAGTCTGATGTGGCTGTTGTATGGGCGAAAAATGAAGAAGGACGTATCAAAGGCGTAATTGTAGAGAAGGGAATGGAAGGCTTTTCTGCTCCAGTAATTAAAGATAAATGGTCGCTTCGTGCAAGCGTTACGGGTGAACTTGTTTTTGATAATGTAAAAGTGCCGAAAGAAAATTTATTACCAAACAAAGACGGTTTGGGCGCACCTATGATGTGTTTGGATTCGGCTCGTTATGGTATTTCTTGGGGAGCTTTAGGAGCTGCAATGGATTGTTATGACACAGCTCGTCGTTATGCAGCAGAACGTATTCAGTTTGATAAGCCGATTGCTTCGTTCCAACTTATTCAGAAGAAACTAGCTGAAATGCTTACCGAAATCACGAAAGGACAACTTTTGAGTTGGAGACTTGGAACGCTTATGAACGAAGGAAAAGCAACGACAGCACAAATTTCGATGGCAAAACGCAACAACGTAGAAATTGCTATCAATATTGCTAGAGAAGCTCGTCAGATTTTGGGAGGAATGGGAATCACTGGAGAATATCCAATTATGCGCCACATGGCAAACCTTGAATCTGTCTTGACGTATGAAGGAACACACGATATTCACTTACTCATTTTGGGTAGAGAAATCACTGGTATTCCTGCTTTTGGATAA
- a CDS encoding energy transducer TonB translates to MIVLIFYHLQFPKDAKEGKVFFHFIVDTTGKITHIEILKSPSEANSTEVLRVMNLISKDHYWTPATQRGKKAKVRMAMPVVFRRNRKNK, encoded by the coding sequence GTGATAGTGTTAATTTTTTATCATTTACAGTTTCCCAAAGATGCTAAAGAAGGAAAAGTTTTTTTTCATTTTATTGTAGATACAACAGGAAAAATAACTCATATTGAAATATTGAAAAGCCCTAGTGAAGCAAACAGTACAGAGGTTTTAAGAGTAATGAATTTGATAAGTAAAGACCATTACTGGACACCAGCTACACAGCGAGGTAAAAAAGCAAAGGTTAGAATGGCAATGCCAGTTGTTTTTAGGAGAAACAGAAAAAATAAATGA
- a CDS encoding carboxypeptidase-like regulatory domain-containing protein, whose product MKINLPKPCHEDWNKMTQEDKGRFCGSCQKIVVDFSVMSDKEIVNYFKEYKGNNTCGHFKKNQIDRTLKQGTPRRTFFLKELATACVAFFLASTEAKAQIGDIPLTEKQTEQNNLESDEGKIVINGKVKNGNELLANATISIKDTKQKTQSLENGSFSISIPKEITQNNEVVTLVIEYEGLESREIEIKPSITHQFYEIDFAENTPLTDALAGQTDGVQIIHSKRTITGKVTSSDGALPAATVQIKGTTIGTTTDMEGNYTLENVPNDAVLVYRFVGLNSKEETIASRNTINVQLEDALLGETFVVGGISSKPYKWYSPRNLWYKIRNIFR is encoded by the coding sequence ATGAAAATAAATCTACCAAAACCGTGTCATGAGGATTGGAATAAAATGACGCAAGAAGACAAAGGGCGTTTTTGTGGCTCTTGTCAGAAAATTGTCGTTGATTTTTCAGTTATGTCAGATAAAGAAATAGTCAATTACTTCAAAGAATATAAAGGAAATAATACTTGTGGACACTTCAAAAAAAATCAGATAGACCGAACTTTAAAACAAGGAACTCCAAGAAGAACATTTTTCCTCAAAGAACTCGCTACAGCTTGTGTAGCTTTTTTTCTAGCTTCTACTGAGGCAAAAGCGCAGATAGGAGATATACCCTTAACAGAAAAACAAACAGAACAAAATAACTTAGAAAGCGATGAAGGTAAAATTGTCATTAATGGAAAAGTAAAAAATGGTAATGAACTTTTAGCAAATGCTACTATTTCTATAAAAGACACAAAGCAAAAAACACAATCGCTAGAAAACGGAAGTTTTTCTATCTCTATTCCTAAAGAAATAACTCAAAATAATGAGGTTGTAACGCTAGTAATAGAATATGAAGGGTTGGAAAGTAGAGAAATTGAAATCAAACCCTCAATTACTCATCAGTTTTATGAAATAGACTTTGCTGAAAATACACCACTCACAGATGCCTTAGCTGGACAAACAGATGGTGTACAGATTATTCACTCTAAAAGAACTATTACTGGAAAAGTAACAAGTAGTGATGGAGCATTACCTGCAGCAACCGTACAAATAAAAGGAACAACAATAGGAACAACAACAGATATGGAAGGGAATTACACATTGGAGAATGTTCCAAATGATGCTGTTCTTGTTTATAGGTTCGTAGGACTAAATTCAAAAGAAGAAACTATAGCCTCAAGAAATACTATAAATGTCCAATTAGAAGATGCTCTGTTAGGAGAAACATTTGTAGTCGGAGGAATATCTAGCAAACCTTACAAATGGTATTCCCCAAGGAATCTTTGGTACAAAATCAGAAATATTTTTAGATAA
- a CDS encoding TraR/DksA family transcriptional regulator, translated as MENNQQLRYSAEELKEFEAIINSKLAKSRDELDYLKKSIMREDAAENRTSAGNLEDGASSMEKEQLNQLAARAQKFISDLERALFRIKNGTYGVCKDTGKLISKERLRAVPHTQQSMEAKMNRV; from the coding sequence ATGGAAAATAATCAGCAGTTGCGCTATTCAGCAGAAGAACTCAAAGAATTTGAAGCTATTATCAATTCTAAACTTGCTAAATCAAGAGACGAACTAGACTATTTGAAAAAGTCTATTATGAGAGAAGATGCAGCCGAAAACAGAACCAGCGCAGGAAACTTAGAAGACGGAGCTAGTTCAATGGAAAAAGAACAACTCAATCAGCTTGCAGCAAGAGCGCAAAAATTTATCTCTGATTTAGAGCGTGCGCTTTTCAGAATCAAAAATGGAACGTATGGCGTTTGTAAAGATACTGGAAAACTGATTTCAAAAGAACGTTTGCGTGCTGTGCCTCATACGCAGCAATCTATGGAAGCAAAAATGAATAGAGTTTAG
- the prmA gene encoding 50S ribosomal protein L11 methyltransferase, giving the protein MFVVIRIKTVESIAEVVYYELAPLGFDAIMEEESEYSENNSKDPTEKTIWITSVSEENYNETEVREILENYTSQNLLTYSISTEEKQNWNKKWEENFQPIRLEYGSDKGIEKKCIIRADFHEAEPDFEYEIIVTPKMSFGTGHHQTTRLMLGHQFEINHTNKKVLDAGSGTGILAIMAAKLGAKEVFACDIEDWSVENSLENAERNSIKIDSKHGTVKVFEGQKFDILLANINKNVLLEEMPLYAELLEKTGTLVLSGFHVKDVEDISERATEFGWHIQKQTEETPWCSLRLSLSVNHS; this is encoded by the coding sequence ATGTTTGTTGTTATCCGTATAAAAACAGTAGAAAGTATCGCAGAAGTTGTCTATTATGAGCTTGCTCCATTGGGTTTTGATGCCATTATGGAAGAAGAGAGTGAATATTCTGAAAATAACTCAAAAGACCCAACCGAAAAAACGATTTGGATAACATCTGTTTCAGAAGAGAATTATAATGAAACAGAAGTCAGAGAAATTTTAGAAAATTATACTTCTCAAAATCTTTTGACCTACTCTATTTCAACGGAAGAAAAACAAAACTGGAATAAAAAATGGGAAGAAAATTTTCAACCTATTCGTTTAGAATATGGTTCAGATAAAGGCATAGAAAAAAAATGTATTATCAGAGCTGATTTTCATGAAGCAGAACCAGACTTTGAATACGAAATTATTGTTACTCCGAAAATGTCTTTCGGAACAGGACACCACCAAACTACACGCCTTATGCTTGGGCATCAGTTTGAAATAAATCATACCAATAAAAAAGTATTAGATGCTGGCTCGGGAACAGGTATTTTGGCAATTATGGCAGCCAAGCTAGGAGCAAAAGAGGTTTTTGCTTGTGATATAGAAGATTGGTCGGTAGAAAATTCATTGGAAAATGCAGAAAGAAATAGTATAAAAATTGATTCCAAACATGGCACAGTAAAAGTATTTGAAGGACAAAAATTTGATATTTTACTTGCCAATATCAACAAAAATGTACTTTTGGAAGAGATGCCTCTGTATGCTGAACTCTTAGAAAAAACAGGTACTTTAGTGTTGAGTGGTTTTCATGTAAAAGATGTAGAAGATATTTCTGAAAGAGCCACAGAGTTTGGATGGCATATACAAAAACAAACAGAAGAAACGCCATGGTGTAGTCTTCGCTTATCTTTGAGTGTTAATCATTCTTAA
- a CDS encoding NAD(P)H-binding protein gives MKVLVIGASGRVGNSLTEKLLAQDHHVVGTTRKDEKLFEAENYSQIALDLSSSKSDMEKQIPNDVEAIFFVSGSRGEDLLQTDLHGAIKTMEVAEKKNIKRYIMLSTVFATDTDKWEQLPKDMIDYYVSKHYADKWLMKNTSLDYTILQPSALKDEEGTGKIEVDIEKAGENPIEDVADTLVGLLDNYSTSNKVITMQSGSKKIKEALAEV, from the coding sequence ATGAAAGTATTAGTCATTGGAGCAAGTGGTAGAGTTGGTAACTCTCTCACAGAAAAACTTTTAGCCCAAGACCACCATGTAGTAGGAACAACACGAAAAGATGAAAAACTTTTTGAAGCCGAAAACTACTCTCAAATAGCATTAGATTTAAGCTCTTCGAAGTCAGATATGGAAAAACAGATTCCAAACGATGTAGAAGCTATATTTTTTGTATCTGGCTCTAGGGGAGAAGACCTTTTACAAACCGACTTGCACGGAGCTATCAAAACAATGGAAGTAGCTGAGAAGAAAAACATCAAGCGTTACATTATGCTCAGTACAGTCTTTGCAACAGATACTGATAAATGGGAACAACTACCAAAAGATATGATAGACTATTATGTTTCAAAGCATTATGCTGATAAGTGGCTGATGAAAAATACAAGTTTAGATTACACTATCTTGCAACCTAGTGCGCTCAAAGATGAAGAAGGAACTGGAAAGATAGAAGTGGATATTGAAAAGGCAGGTGAAAATCCTATCGAAGATGTTGCTGATACGCTTGTCGGATTATTGGATAACTACTCCACTTCCAACAAAGTAATTACAATGCAAAGTGGCAGTAAAAAAATCAAAGAAGCACTAGCAGAAGTATAA
- a CDS encoding PDZ domain-containing protein, producing the protein MGLSQTLDRSPFVGAELGTLTEPVRVAYKMKVEEGIIIYKVFPNLAADKAGLQEKDVIIAVDSTHLHNLKEFKEFVQTKKGNDTLSLFFVRNDTVRNTSLILSFLPRENNFYFETMYDQIELDSQTNLRTIFTFPRRIENNEQTITQFPLVVLLNSASNQSIERELYSKNKSNYQFYDWVEKLTKDGFATLRIEKKGVGDSEGKLENWTFEDEQKSIIEALKKIRKQGVINQNQIYLVALGSSSFVALEYRKKILNSLDSIDTSSSFSKTDFQTIFIEKLPAKLQKTNYQNTDSLLTFFPPLHFFDKTYVKDILSHLQRYNTMFRDEKLFWIESEDDILRVLKELKR; encoded by the coding sequence TTGGGTTTATCACAAACTTTAGACAGAAGTCCGTTTGTGGGAGCAGAACTTGGCACACTGACAGAACCTGTACGAGTAGCCTACAAAATGAAAGTAGAAGAAGGAATCATTATTTATAAAGTTTTTCCCAATTTAGCAGCAGATAAAGCTGGTTTGCAAGAAAAAGACGTAATTATTGCTGTTGATTCTACTCACTTACATAACTTGAAGGAGTTTAAAGAATTTGTACAAACAAAGAAAGGAAATGATACACTAAGTCTGTTTTTTGTTCGAAACGATACAGTCAGAAACACGTCATTGATATTGAGTTTTCTACCTAGAGAAAATAATTTCTATTTCGAAACAATGTATGACCAAATAGAATTAGATAGCCAAACTAACCTTCGAACTATCTTTACTTTTCCTAGAAGAATTGAAAATAACGAACAAACAATTACACAGTTTCCTTTAGTAGTTCTTTTAAATTCAGCATCCAACCAATCTATTGAAAGAGAATTGTATTCAAAAAATAAAAGTAATTACCAATTTTATGATTGGGTCGAAAAACTTACCAAAGATGGATTTGCTACCTTACGAATAGAAAAAAAAGGAGTGGGAGACAGCGAAGGAAAATTAGAAAACTGGACTTTCGAAGACGAACAAAAAAGTATTATTGAAGCTCTAAAAAAAATCAGAAAACAAGGTGTTATCAATCAAAATCAAATTTACCTTGTTGCTTTGGGGTCTTCTTCTTTTGTAGCATTGGAATATAGAAAGAAGATTCTAAACAGTTTAGATAGTATTGATACATCATCATCTTTTTCGAAAACTGACTTTCAGACCATCTTCATAGAAAAATTGCCTGCTAAGTTACAAAAAACAAATTATCAGAATACGGATAGTTTGCTTACATTCTTCCCTCCTCTACATTTTTTTGATAAGACTTATGTGAAAGACATACTCTCACACTTACAACGCTACAATACTATGTTTAGAGATGAAAAACTTTTTTGGATAGAATCAGAAGATGATATTTTGAGAGTTTTGAAAGAATTGAAAAGGTAA
- the bshC gene encoding bacillithiol biosynthesis cysteine-adding enzyme BshC, whose translation MAACYATHTLDFSKTNQFSQLFLDFIAQKNDLKEFYGHFPNIENFEKQIEIKGNSFESEKRVVLANALQNQYKNTLNPPTNQIELLKKETTFTVTTGHQLNIYTGTLYFHYKIQTVINACKILKEKYPKYDFVPVYWMASEDHDLEEIASFNMFGKKYTWQTDQKGAVGRMNTKGLDNLGFKEEKAKELGKFYKDAADKNQNLTQATRNIVHSFYGKDGLVIIDGDDRELKKLFIPIIKNELQSQNSYKKIEESNKKLDNLGYKTQVTPREINLFYLDDNLRERIVEVENTKDEENNLFGVLNTDLVFSEEELMKQVEETPEKFSPNVALRPVYQEVILPNLSYTGGPGELAYWLQLKSMFEYFEVDFPILLPRNFVLFIPKLVHQKMQKTNLSFEDIFDSFDNLRINYATKNAENDVLLENEKRELLQIFEKIEARSEKTDISLQKSVAAEKTKALKRIEHLSKKLRKAEERKLSDAIGQIKAVKDNLFPSGSLQERHDNFLSFVINDKDFLEKIQEVLNPFDLRFLVVYEEDNNL comes from the coding sequence ATGGCTGCCTGTTACGCTACACACACCTTAGATTTTTCAAAAACCAATCAGTTTTCACAGTTATTTTTAGACTTTATTGCTCAAAAAAATGACCTTAAAGAGTTTTATGGACACTTTCCCAATATAGAAAATTTTGAAAAACAGATTGAAATAAAGGGTAATTCTTTCGAATCAGAAAAGCGAGTAGTCTTAGCAAATGCGTTACAAAATCAGTACAAAAACACTTTAAATCCACCTACAAATCAAATAGAGTTACTCAAAAAAGAGACAACTTTCACAGTTACGACAGGACACCAACTCAATATTTATACAGGAACGCTTTATTTTCATTACAAAATTCAGACAGTCATCAATGCCTGTAAAATTTTGAAAGAGAAATATCCAAAATACGATTTTGTACCAGTCTATTGGATGGCAAGCGAAGACCACGATTTAGAAGAAATTGCTTCCTTTAATATGTTTGGAAAAAAGTATACATGGCAAACTGACCAAAAAGGAGCTGTCGGAAGAATGAATACAAAGGGTTTAGACAATTTAGGCTTTAAGGAAGAAAAAGCTAAAGAATTAGGCAAATTTTATAAAGATGCAGCAGACAAAAATCAGAATCTAACACAAGCGACAAGAAATATTGTACACTCTTTTTATGGAAAAGATGGTTTGGTAATCATAGATGGAGACGACAGAGAACTAAAAAAACTATTTATTCCCATCATTAAAAATGAATTACAGAGCCAAAATAGCTATAAAAAAATTGAAGAAAGCAATAAAAAACTAGATAACTTAGGTTACAAAACACAAGTTACACCAAGAGAGATAAACCTTTTCTACTTAGATGATAATTTGAGGGAACGCATAGTTGAAGTAGAAAATACTAAAGATGAAGAAAATAACCTTTTCGGCGTTTTGAATACTGACCTTGTTTTTTCAGAAGAAGAATTAATGAAACAAGTAGAGGAGACTCCAGAAAAATTTAGTCCTAATGTTGCTCTTCGTCCTGTTTATCAAGAAGTAATTTTACCCAACCTTTCCTACACAGGAGGACCAGGCGAACTTGCCTACTGGCTACAACTCAAATCTATGTTTGAGTATTTTGAAGTAGATTTTCCAATCCTTCTGCCTCGTAATTTCGTTTTGTTCATTCCAAAATTAGTTCATCAGAAAATGCAAAAGACAAACCTTTCCTTTGAAGATATTTTTGACTCTTTTGATAACCTTAGAATTAATTATGCTACCAAAAATGCAGAAAACGATGTGCTACTGGAAAATGAAAAACGAGAATTATTGCAAATCTTTGAAAAAATAGAAGCCAGATCAGAAAAAACAGATATTTCACTTCAAAAATCAGTAGCAGCTGAAAAAACAAAAGCTCTAAAGCGTATAGAACATCTTTCTAAAAAACTCCGAAAGGCAGAAGAACGCAAACTCTCTGATGCTATTGGTCAGATAAAAGCAGTCAAGGATAATCTGTTTCCTAGTGGCAGCCTTCAAGAACGACACGACAATTTTTTGAGTTTTGTAATCAATGATAAAGACTTTTTAGAGAAAATACAAGAGGTTTTAAATCCTTTTGATTTGCGTTTTTTGGTAGTGTATGAAGAAGACAATAATCTGTAA
- the htpG gene encoding molecular chaperone HtpG, which produces MSVEQGNLSVNTENIFPIIKKFLYSDHEIFLRELVANAVDATQKLKHLSSSADFEKTATSEVGELKVKVSFDKEAKTITVSDNGIGMTADEIKKYINQIAFSGATEFVEKYKDAPNNKQIIGHFGLGFYSAFMVSKKVEIISRSFSAKENEAAHWECEGSTSFELEQTTKAERGTDIILHVAEDSEEFLESFRLKGILDKYAKFLPMPIEFEGEQINDPNPLWTKQPSDLKDEDYLEFYKKLYPYGEDPLFWIHLNVDYPFELTGILYFPKVKQELTASKDKIQLYSRQVFITDEVKEIVPEFLTLLHGVIDSPDIPLNVSRSYLQADGNVKRISSYITKKVADKLQELFKNDREGYEKKWDDIGLFVKFGMITDEKFLEKAEKFALVKSIEGKYYTFDEYNEKIAANQTDKDGKKVWLYAADVQKQHTFISSAQKRGYDVLVMDSIIDSHLIQRLEAKLENVSLRRIDSDTADKIIAKDEKMEAVLSEADQTKVKEVFEKIVSANHTVEVQPMPTDEMPVTLTLSEFMRRMKEMAMSGGGGMYGMNLPDQYNVIVNANHSLVQKILDTKEEEAQQQIARQAYDLALLSQNLLEGQALSSFVERSLEFMK; this is translated from the coding sequence ATGAGCGTAGAACAAGGTAATTTGTCGGTAAACACCGAAAATATTTTTCCAATCATCAAGAAGTTTCTCTATTCAGACCACGAAATATTTTTAAGAGAACTGGTAGCCAATGCAGTAGATGCTACTCAAAAGCTAAAACATTTATCTTCTTCTGCTGATTTTGAAAAAACAGCAACAAGTGAAGTAGGAGAATTAAAAGTAAAAGTTTCTTTCGACAAAGAAGCCAAAACCATTACAGTAAGTGATAATGGAATCGGTATGACTGCCGATGAAATTAAAAAGTATATCAATCAAATTGCTTTCTCTGGAGCTACTGAATTTGTAGAAAAATACAAAGATGCTCCAAACAATAAGCAGATTATCGGACATTTTGGCTTAGGTTTTTATTCTGCTTTTATGGTTTCTAAAAAAGTAGAAATTATTTCTCGTTCCTTCTCTGCTAAAGAAAACGAAGCTGCACATTGGGAATGTGAAGGCTCAACCTCTTTTGAGTTGGAACAAACTACAAAAGCAGAGCGAGGAACGGATATAATCCTCCACGTAGCAGAAGATTCAGAAGAGTTTTTAGAAAGTTTCCGTTTGAAAGGCATTTTGGATAAGTATGCTAAATTTTTGCCTATGCCAATAGAGTTTGAAGGCGAGCAAATCAATGACCCAAATCCACTTTGGACAAAACAGCCTTCTGACTTAAAAGATGAAGATTATTTAGAGTTTTATAAAAAACTGTATCCGTATGGCGAAGACCCACTCTTTTGGATTCATTTGAATGTAGATTATCCGTTTGAGCTTACAGGAATTTTGTATTTCCCTAAAGTAAAACAAGAACTTACAGCCTCAAAAGACAAGATTCAGCTTTATAGCCGTCAAGTATTTATTACAGATGAGGTAAAAGAGATTGTACCAGAATTTTTGACACTTCTTCATGGTGTGATTGACTCGCCAGATATTCCTCTCAATGTTTCAAGAAGTTATCTTCAAGCAGATGGAAATGTAAAACGTATCAGTAGCTACATTACTAAAAAAGTAGCAGACAAACTGCAAGAGCTTTTCAAAAACGACCGTGAAGGATATGAAAAAAAGTGGGATGATATAGGCTTATTTGTAAAATTCGGAATGATTACCGATGAGAAATTCTTAGAAAAAGCTGAAAAATTTGCTCTAGTAAAAAGCATAGAAGGGAAATATTATACTTTTGATGAGTACAACGAAAAAATTGCAGCCAATCAAACAGACAAAGACGGTAAAAAAGTTTGGTTATATGCAGCTGATGTACAAAAACAACATACTTTCATCTCTTCAGCTCAAAAACGAGGCTATGATGTCTTGGTAATGGATTCTATTATAGATTCGCATTTGATTCAGCGTTTGGAAGCAAAGTTAGAAAATGTTTCTCTTCGTAGAATTGACTCTGATACGGCAGACAAAATCATTGCAAAAGATGAGAAAATGGAGGCTGTTTTGTCAGAAGCAGACCAAACCAAAGTCAAAGAAGTTTTTGAAAAAATTGTTTCTGCAAACCACACCGTAGAAGTACAGCCGATGCCGACTGATGAAATGCCTGTTACCCTAACACTTTCAGAGTTTATGCGTCGTATGAAGGAAATGGCAATGTCTGGAGGAGGAGGAATGTACGGAATGAATTTGCCAGACCAATACAATGTTATTGTCAATGCTAATCATTCTTTAGTACAGAAAATTTTAGACACAAAAGAAGAAGAAGCTCAACAGCAAATTGCTAGACAGGCGTATGATTTGGCTCTCCTCTCTCAAAACCTTTTGGAAGGACAAGCACTTTCAAGTTTTGTAGAGCGTAGTTTAGAGTTTATGAAATAA
- a CDS encoding LON peptidase substrate-binding domain-containing protein: protein MLPLFPLNLIVFPNEPLNLHIFEPRYRQLISDCIENKQTFGIPPFLNEKLQDYGAEIELVEIARRHTDGRMDIKTKCVGAFKMLSYYNPAPNKLYAGGEIERIIHTDSSTFLDKEKILAQTTELWQLVKAKADVPTETEFLSFKIAHKIGLSLEQEYDLLRIADETERLELISRHLDNIIPIIREVERTKERIRMNGHFKNFDELNF from the coding sequence ATGTTACCTCTCTTTCCTCTTAATCTTATTGTTTTTCCAAACGAACCTCTAAATCTACACATTTTCGAACCTCGTTACAGACAACTTATTTCGGATTGTATAGAAAACAAACAAACTTTTGGAATACCTCCTTTCTTAAATGAAAAATTACAAGATTATGGGGCAGAAATAGAACTCGTAGAAATTGCACGCCGACATACCGACGGAAGAATGGATATAAAAACCAAATGTGTTGGTGCTTTCAAGATGCTATCTTATTACAATCCAGCTCCCAACAAACTCTATGCAGGAGGAGAAATTGAACGAATTATACATACTGATAGCTCTACTTTTTTAGATAAAGAAAAAATTCTTGCACAAACTACCGAACTTTGGCAACTGGTAAAAGCAAAAGCAGATGTACCAACCGAAACAGAATTTTTATCCTTCAAAATTGCTCACAAAATAGGTCTTTCTTTAGAGCAAGAATATGATTTGTTGAGGATAGCAGACGAAACAGAAAGACTAGAACTTATTTCAAGGCATTTGGATAATATTATTCCTATTATAAGAGAAGTAGAACGCACTAAGGAAAGGATAAGAATGAATGGACATTTTAAAAATTTTGATGAACTAAATTTTTAA